A window of the Egibacter rhizosphaerae genome harbors these coding sequences:
- a CDS encoding alcohol dehydrogenase catalytic domain-containing protein → MPVAGPGDELVRVDSVGICGSDLHWFTEGGIGDARLDEPLVIGHELAGTLVGGDRDGERVAIDPAIPVVPVLHAARATSTCAPRSGSPGTAGPTEGYANC, encoded by the coding sequence ATGCCGGTGGCAGGGCCGGGCGACGAGCTGGTCCGGGTCGATTCCGTGGGGATCTGCGGGTCCGACCTCCACTGGTTCACCGAAGGTGGCATCGGCGACGCGCGCCTCGATGAACCGTTGGTGATCGGCCACGAGTTGGCCGGCACGCTCGTCGGTGGTGACCGCGACGGCGAGCGGGTGGCGATCGATCCGGCGATCCCTGTCGTGCCTGTGCTTCATGCCGCGAGGGCGACGTCAACCTGTGCCCCACGATCCGGTTCGCCGGGCACGGCGGGACCGACGGAGGGCTACGCGAACTGCTGA
- a CDS encoding zinc-dependent alcohol dehydrogenase — MSVDDGVMLEPLGVAIHALDLGHLALDDRVVVVGCGPIGLLLVQLARIAGAACVLAIEPLEHRREAARRLGADDVLAGTDGLEEVVDTWTGGRGFDVGFEVTDAEDAVESTIRAVRPGARVVLVGIPDGDRTTFRASLARRKGLTLVLTRRMLEPYPRAIELVQHGHIDVRSIVTHRFGLDEVAEALAMASSRDGGKVVVHPTAPRVDKG; from the coding sequence TTGAGCGTCGACGACGGCGTGATGCTCGAGCCCTTGGGGGTCGCGATCCATGCGCTCGATCTGGGCCACCTGGCGCTCGACGATCGGGTAGTTGTGGTCGGCTGCGGCCCCATCGGGCTGCTGTTGGTGCAGCTCGCCCGCATCGCCGGCGCCGCGTGCGTGCTGGCGATCGAACCGCTCGAGCACCGTCGCGAAGCTGCGCGGCGGCTCGGGGCCGACGACGTGCTGGCCGGCACGGACGGACTCGAGGAGGTGGTGGACACGTGGACCGGTGGCCGCGGGTTCGACGTCGGCTTCGAGGTCACCGACGCCGAGGACGCGGTCGAGTCCACGATACGGGCGGTACGGCCAGGCGCCCGCGTGGTCCTGGTGGGCATCCCCGACGGCGATCGCACCACGTTCCGCGCCTCCTTGGCTCGGCGCAAAGGGCTCACGCTCGTTCTCACGCGCCGCATGCTGGAGCCGTACCCGCGAGCGATCGAGCTGGTCCAACACGGCCACATCGACGTGCGTTCGATCGTCACCCACCGCTTCGGGCTCGACGAGGTGGCCGAAGCACTGGCCATGGCCAGCTCGCGCGACGGGGGCAAGGTCGTGGTGCACCCCACGGCGCCACGCGTCGACAAGGGTTGA
- the araA gene encoding L-arabinose isomerase, with amino-acid sequence MQPLSQHEHEVWFLTGSQSLYGPEMLDQVAEQSRRICEMVDEVMAASIRVVWKPVLTTSDGIRRQLLDANAEDACIGVIAWMHTFSPARMWIAGLDQLRKPLLHLHTQANEALPWSTIDMDFMNLNQAAHGDREFAHVESRLGLARKIVAGHVAEPTTAARIEAWGRAAIGHHTARTLKVARFGDNMRGVAVTEGDKVSAQIQLGASVEAYGVNALVEAVGEVSDTDVDALVAKYEDTYRVADELRAGGSRHASLRYGARQELALRFFLDTGSFSAFTTNFEDLGGLRQLPGLAVQRLMADGYGFGGEGDWKTSVLLRIMKAMSVGRFGGTSFMEDYTYHLVPGEQVILGAHMLEVCPSLTNTTPHLEIHPLSIGDREDPVRLVFDADPAEAFVVGLADLGDRFRLTANEIEVVPPAEPLPKLPVARAVWRPQPDLATSAESWLRAGAPHHTVLSSAVGTEALCDLAEMLETELVLIDASSTARGVQQELRWNHAYHRLGAGA; translated from the coding sequence ATGCAGCCACTGAGCCAGCACGAGCACGAGGTTTGGTTCCTGACCGGGAGCCAGTCGCTGTACGGCCCTGAGATGCTCGACCAGGTCGCCGAGCAGTCCCGTCGCATCTGCGAGATGGTCGACGAGGTGATGGCGGCCTCGATCCGGGTGGTGTGGAAGCCGGTGCTGACGACCAGCGATGGGATCCGCCGCCAACTCTTGGACGCCAACGCGGAGGACGCCTGCATCGGGGTCATCGCCTGGATGCACACCTTCTCACCCGCGCGGATGTGGATCGCCGGACTCGACCAGCTGCGCAAGCCACTGCTGCACCTGCACACGCAGGCGAACGAGGCGCTGCCCTGGTCCACGATCGACATGGACTTCATGAACCTCAACCAGGCTGCGCACGGCGACCGCGAGTTCGCCCATGTCGAGTCGCGGCTGGGGCTGGCCCGCAAGATCGTCGCCGGTCACGTCGCCGAACCAACGACCGCAGCGCGGATCGAGGCGTGGGGACGGGCCGCCATCGGCCATCACACGGCGCGGACCCTCAAGGTCGCCCGGTTCGGTGACAACATGCGTGGCGTCGCCGTCACCGAGGGCGATAAGGTCAGCGCGCAGATCCAGCTCGGCGCGTCGGTGGAGGCCTATGGCGTGAACGCCCTCGTCGAAGCGGTCGGAGAGGTGAGCGACACCGATGTGGACGCGCTCGTCGCCAAGTACGAGGACACCTACCGGGTCGCCGACGAGCTTCGCGCCGGTGGGTCGCGCCACGCGTCGTTGCGCTACGGAGCGCGCCAGGAGCTCGCCCTGCGCTTCTTCCTCGACACCGGCAGCTTCAGCGCGTTCACGACGAACTTCGAGGACCTAGGTGGGCTACGGCAGCTGCCCGGGCTCGCGGTGCAGCGGCTGATGGCCGACGGCTACGGCTTCGGCGGCGAGGGTGACTGGAAGACCTCGGTACTGCTGCGGATCATGAAGGCGATGTCGGTCGGTCGCTTCGGCGGCACGTCGTTCATGGAGGACTACACCTACCACCTCGTCCCCGGTGAGCAGGTCATCCTCGGTGCGCACATGCTCGAGGTGTGTCCGAGCCTGACCAACACCACCCCGCACCTGGAGATCCACCCGCTGAGCATCGGTGACCGCGAGGACCCAGTGCGTCTGGTGTTCGATGCCGACCCCGCCGAGGCGTTCGTGGTGGGCCTGGCGGACCTCGGCGACCGATTCCGGCTCACCGCGAACGAGATCGAGGTCGTGCCCCCGGCCGAGCCGCTGCCGAAGCTGCCCGTCGCTCGCGCCGTGTGGCGACCGCAGCCCGACCTAGCCACCTCGGCGGAGTCGTGGCTGCGCGCCGGAGCGCCCCACCACACGGTGCTCAGCTCTGCGGTGGGCACCGAGGCGCTGTGCGACCTCGCGGAGATGCTCGAGACCGAGCTGGTGCTCATCGATGCGTCGTCGACAGCCCGCGGTGTGCAGCAGGAGCTGCGTTGGAACCACGCCTACCACCGGTTGGGTGCCGGCGCCTGA
- a CDS encoding LacI family DNA-binding transcriptional regulator gives MEDVASLAGVSPMTVSRVINDRGGVRAETRGRVLAAMRELDYRPNIAARALVTGRARTLGVVSFDTTLYGPASTLDGIDLAARGAGYFVNVASMRSLDADAMRESVERLREQGVDGIVLIAPQTWTVDALKTLAVDLPIVAVEGGTGAGAPVVAVDQYVGAARVTQHLLSLGHETVWHVAGPQDWLEARSRLHAWQETLLDADRDVPEQLVGDWSPRSGYEHGRALAQRKDVTAVFVGNDQMALGVLRAMSEAGVHVPGDISVAGFDDVPEAAYFSPPLTTVRQDFAEVGRHSLRLLLRQLEARDRPVDHVVIEPDLILRDSTAPP, from the coding sequence ATGGAGGACGTCGCCAGCCTCGCCGGTGTCTCGCCGATGACCGTCTCCCGGGTCATCAACGATCGTGGCGGCGTCCGCGCGGAGACCAGGGGCCGGGTGCTGGCCGCGATGCGTGAGCTCGACTACCGGCCGAACATCGCGGCGCGCGCACTGGTCACCGGACGCGCCCGGACTTTGGGCGTGGTCAGCTTCGACACGACCCTCTACGGCCCTGCGTCGACGTTGGACGGCATCGACCTTGCCGCACGTGGCGCCGGGTACTTCGTGAACGTCGCATCGATGCGCAGCCTGGACGCTGACGCGATGCGTGAATCCGTCGAGCGCCTGCGCGAGCAGGGCGTCGACGGGATCGTGCTTATCGCGCCCCAGACATGGACGGTGGACGCGCTGAAGACCTTGGCGGTCGACCTGCCCATAGTGGCCGTGGAAGGCGGCACGGGCGCCGGCGCGCCCGTGGTCGCCGTCGACCAGTACGTCGGCGCTGCGCGTGTGACCCAGCACCTGCTCTCACTGGGCCACGAGACGGTGTGGCACGTGGCCGGCCCGCAGGATTGGCTCGAGGCACGCAGCCGGCTCCATGCGTGGCAGGAGACCTTGCTCGACGCCGACCGTGACGTCCCCGAGCAACTGGTCGGTGACTGGAGCCCGCGGTCGGGCTACGAGCACGGGCGCGCGCTCGCGCAACGCAAGGACGTCACCGCGGTGTTCGTCGGCAACGACCAGATGGCGTTGGGTGTGCTGCGCGCGATGAGCGAGGCGGGGGTCCACGTGCCCGGTGACATAAGCGTCGCCGGGTTCGATGACGTACCCGAAGCGGCATACTTCTCCCCGCCGCTGACGACCGTACGGCAGGATTTCGCGGAGGTGGGGCGGCACAGCCTGCGACTGCTGCTGCGCCAACTCGAAGCACGGGACCGTCCGGTCGATCACGTGGTCATCGAACCGGACCTAATCCTGCGCGACAGCACGGCACCGCCGTGA
- the mmsB gene encoding multiple monosaccharide ABC transporter permease, with protein MTETANLKELLTRNLRQSGIFVAFVAIVLLFTILTDGVLLSSGNLSNVVLQFSYILILAIGMVIVIIGGHIDLSVGSVVALTGAVSAVVVIQQGMPFWAGVLAAIATGLLVGAWQGFWVAVVGVPAFIVTLAGMLLFRGMTLLVLGNISLSPFPAEYTVIASGFLDGFLGGTEVDVFTVLIGVLVAVGYAISAFRKRRGMIRYDQTVEATSLFLLRIGLVSLVVIAFAWRLAESRGLPVVLIILAVLILGYTLVTKKTIFGRHVYAIGGNQHAAELSGVKVRKINFWIFVNMGFLASIAGIVFSSRSNGAQPGAGEMFELDAIAAAFIGGASVKGGVGTVIGAVVGGLIMGVMANGMQLMGIDQALQSVVRGLVLLLAVAFDVYNKRRATAKG; from the coding sequence ATGACCGAAACCGCGAACCTCAAGGAGCTCCTGACGCGCAACCTGCGTCAGAGCGGGATCTTCGTCGCCTTCGTCGCGATCGTGCTCCTGTTCACGATCCTGACCGACGGCGTGCTCCTGAGCTCTGGGAACCTCTCCAATGTCGTCCTGCAGTTCTCCTACATCCTGATCCTAGCCATCGGCATGGTTATCGTGATCATCGGTGGACACATCGACCTGTCGGTGGGATCGGTGGTGGCCCTGACCGGTGCGGTGTCGGCCGTCGTGGTCATCCAACAAGGCATGCCGTTCTGGGCCGGTGTGCTGGCAGCCATCGCGACGGGGCTGCTGGTCGGGGCCTGGCAGGGCTTCTGGGTCGCGGTCGTGGGCGTCCCCGCGTTCATCGTCACGCTTGCGGGCATGCTGCTCTTCCGCGGCATGACCCTGCTGGTGCTCGGCAACATCTCGCTTTCGCCGTTCCCCGCCGAGTACACGGTGATAGCCAGCGGCTTCCTCGACGGCTTCCTCGGCGGCACCGAGGTGGATGTGTTCACGGTGCTGATCGGAGTGCTCGTCGCCGTGGGCTACGCGATCAGCGCGTTTCGCAAGCGCAGAGGCATGATCCGCTACGACCAGACGGTGGAAGCGACCTCGCTGTTCCTCCTGCGTATCGGCCTGGTGAGCCTCGTCGTGATCGCGTTCGCCTGGCGTCTGGCGGAAAGCCGGGGGTTGCCGGTCGTGCTCATCATCCTGGCCGTGCTCATCCTCGGCTACACCCTGGTGACCAAGAAGACCATCTTCGGACGTCACGTCTACGCGATCGGCGGCAACCAACACGCAGCCGAACTCTCCGGCGTCAAGGTGCGCAAGATCAACTTCTGGATCTTCGTGAACATGGGATTCCTCGCCTCCATCGCGGGCATCGTGTTCTCGTCACGCTCCAACGGTGCACAACCGGGTGCCGGGGAGATGTTCGAGCTGGATGCGATCGCGGCGGCCTTCATCGGTGGTGCGTCGGTCAAGGGCGGCGTCGGTACCGTCATCGGTGCCGTCGTCGGGGGGCTGATAATGGGTGTCATGGCCAACGGCATGCAGCTGATGGGCATCGACCAGGCCCTCCAGTCGGTGGTCCGAGGTCTCGTGCTGTTGCTGGCCGTCGCCTTCGACGTCTACAACAAGCGGCGTGCGACGGCGAAGGGGTGA
- the mmsA gene encoding multiple monosaccharide ABC transporter ATP-binding protein, with amino-acid sequence MSGDILQMRSISKRFPGVKALDGVSLNVRSEEIHAICGENGAGKSTLMKVLSGVHPAGTYEGEIHFDGHPVSFHSINESEASGIVIIHQELALVPELSVAENIFLGNERSRGSFIDWHKTNAGAAELMARVGLREEPTTLVSHLGVGQQQLLEIAKALSKDVRLLILDEPTAALNEQDSEHLLDLLRGLQARGITCIMISHKLNEIAEIAESTTVIRDGRTVETLDMSTPDATQDRIIRGMVGRDLGDRFPKRDVEPVDEVFRIRDWTVMHPTQAERKVVDGAELYVRAGEVVGLAGLMGAGRTELAMSVFGRSYGRTVSGTVSMHGREVPTTTVSEAIENGIAYVTEDRKRYGLNLIDDIRGNISAAGIRQVATRGWVNANEEIVVAERYRRELAIKTPTVLTPTQQLSGGNQQKVVLSKWLYTGPDMLILDEPTRGIDVGAKQEIYSIINGLARSGKSVLFISSELPELLGMCDRIYTLSAGRVTGEVPRDEASQERLMELMTQEKDETS; translated from the coding sequence GTGAGCGGTGACATCCTTCAGATGCGCTCCATCAGCAAGCGCTTCCCGGGCGTCAAGGCACTCGACGGTGTGTCGCTGAACGTCCGTAGCGAGGAGATCCACGCGATCTGCGGAGAGAACGGGGCCGGCAAGTCCACCCTGATGAAGGTGCTCTCTGGTGTGCATCCGGCCGGCACTTACGAGGGGGAGATCCACTTCGACGGCCATCCCGTGAGCTTCCACTCGATCAACGAGAGCGAAGCCAGCGGGATCGTGATCATCCACCAGGAACTGGCGCTGGTCCCGGAGCTGTCGGTCGCGGAGAACATCTTCCTGGGCAACGAGCGCTCCCGTGGCTCGTTCATCGACTGGCACAAGACCAACGCTGGGGCCGCTGAGCTGATGGCGCGCGTCGGGCTACGCGAGGAACCCACCACCTTGGTCTCCCACCTCGGTGTGGGTCAGCAGCAACTGCTCGAGATCGCCAAGGCACTGTCCAAGGACGTGCGCCTCCTCATCCTCGACGAGCCGACGGCGGCGCTCAACGAGCAGGACTCCGAACACCTGCTGGACCTGCTCCGCGGGCTCCAGGCACGGGGCATAACGTGCATCATGATCTCGCACAAGCTCAACGAGATCGCCGAGATCGCCGAGTCCACCACGGTCATCCGGGACGGACGCACCGTGGAGACGTTGGACATGTCCACCCCGGACGCCACCCAGGATCGCATCATCCGTGGCATGGTCGGCCGGGACCTGGGCGACCGATTCCCCAAGCGCGACGTCGAGCCGGTTGACGAGGTGTTCCGCATCCGGGACTGGACCGTCATGCACCCCACCCAGGCGGAGCGCAAGGTCGTCGACGGTGCCGAGCTCTACGTCCGTGCCGGCGAGGTCGTGGGCCTCGCCGGGCTGATGGGTGCGGGCCGTACCGAACTGGCGATGAGCGTGTTCGGTCGCAGCTACGGGCGCACGGTCTCCGGCACCGTGTCCATGCACGGACGCGAGGTGCCGACGACGACCGTTAGCGAGGCGATCGAGAACGGCATCGCCTACGTCACCGAGGACCGCAAGCGCTACGGGCTGAACCTCATCGACGACATCCGCGGCAACATCTCGGCCGCCGGGATTCGACAGGTCGCGACACGAGGCTGGGTCAACGCGAACGAGGAGATCGTGGTCGCCGAGCGCTACCGGCGTGAGCTCGCGATCAAGACGCCGACGGTACTCACACCCACCCAGCAGCTCTCAGGCGGCAACCAGCAGAAGGTCGTGCTCAGCAAGTGGCTCTACACCGGACCGGACATGCTCATCCTCGACGAGCCCACCCGCGGCATCGATGTCGGTGCCAAGCAGGAGATCTACAGCATCATCAACGGTCTCGCACGCTCCGGGAAGTCCGTGCTGTTCATCTCCTCGGAGCTCCCGGAGCTGCTGGGGATGTGTGATCGCATCTACACGCTCTCCGCCGGTCGCGTCACGGGTGAGGTGCCGCGCGACGAGGCGAGCCAGGAGCGGCTGATGGAGCTCATGACCCAGGAGAAGGACGAGACTTCATGA
- the chvE gene encoding multiple monosaccharide ABC transporter substrate-binding protein, with protein MRMSTTIRTLVGALTLALALAACGTEEVANGDEGADGEGGLVGVAMPTETSERWIADGAATEAGLEEAGYEVELQFAGDDIPTQQDQIDQMITQGVEALIIAAIDGTALSGQLDAAAAEGIPVVSYDRLIRDNENVDFYVTFDNYNVGVQQATALLVGLGLLDEDGNEGDAEGPINVELFAGSLDDNNAHFFWDGAMDTLEPYFDDGTLEVPSGQMDIEQAATLRWSQEEAQSRMDDLLTAHYSDDTELDGVLSAFDGLSRGIITALENAGFPDTIEEGMPIITGQDAEIASVTLIDQGVQDSTIFKDTRLLAEQGVTAVQAFLEGDEPEPNDTETYDNGVKVVPSYLLDSTIIYDHNIEQELVETGYYTADEVEAGQ; from the coding sequence ATGAGGATGAGCACCACGATCAGGACGCTCGTCGGAGCGCTGACGCTCGCGTTGGCCCTGGCGGCATGCGGAACCGAGGAGGTCGCCAACGGCGACGAGGGAGCCGACGGGGAGGGTGGTCTGGTCGGTGTCGCCATGCCGACCGAGACCTCCGAGCGCTGGATCGCCGATGGCGCTGCGACGGAGGCAGGGCTCGAGGAGGCGGGCTACGAGGTCGAGCTGCAGTTTGCCGGCGACGACATCCCGACCCAGCAGGACCAGATCGACCAGATGATCACGCAGGGCGTGGAGGCGCTGATCATCGCGGCGATCGACGGGACGGCGCTGTCCGGGCAGCTCGACGCTGCCGCGGCGGAGGGCATCCCTGTGGTCTCCTACGACCGGCTGATCCGTGACAACGAGAACGTCGACTTCTATGTCACCTTCGACAACTACAACGTCGGGGTGCAGCAGGCGACCGCGCTGCTGGTCGGTTTGGGCCTGCTCGACGAGGACGGGAACGAAGGCGACGCCGAGGGCCCGATAAACGTCGAGCTGTTCGCTGGCTCGCTGGACGACAACAACGCTCACTTCTTCTGGGACGGAGCGATGGACACGCTCGAGCCCTACTTCGACGACGGCACCCTCGAGGTGCCGTCAGGCCAGATGGACATCGAACAGGCCGCCACGCTGCGCTGGAGCCAGGAAGAAGCCCAGAGCCGCATGGACGACCTGTTGACCGCCCACTACAGCGACGATACCGAGTTGGACGGCGTGCTCTCCGCGTTCGACGGGCTCTCACGCGGGATCATCACCGCGCTGGAGAACGCTGGCTTCCCCGACACGATCGAGGAGGGCATGCCCATCATCACCGGTCAGGACGCCGAGATCGCCTCGGTCACGTTGATCGACCAAGGCGTGCAGGACTCAACCATCTTCAAGGACACCCGTCTGTTGGCTGAGCAGGGTGTGACCGCCGTACAGGCCTTCCTCGAGGGTGACGAGCCGGAGCCGAACGACACCGAGACCTACGACAACGGTGTAAAGGTGGTCCCGTCCTACCTGCTCGACTCGACGATCATCTACGACCACAACATCGAGCAGGAGCTCGTCGAGACGGGGTACTACACCGCGGACGAGGTCGAAGCCGGCCAGTAG
- a CDS encoding L-ribulose-5-phosphate 4-epimerase: MKADQVPPVTLAELRSELVHRHRQLVDYRLVVWTAGNASVRVPDSELFLIKASGVDYDALTPSSMVLCHLDGSLAEESELSPSSDTAAHAYVYRHMPEVGGVVHTHSNYACAFAAVGEPIPCVLTGIADEFGGEIPVGPFARIGDDAIGQGIVATLSGHRSRAVLMANHGVFTIGEDAKAAVKAAVLCEDSARSVLLARGLGAPRVIAQDDVDALYERYQNVYGQR; the protein is encoded by the coding sequence ATGAAGGCCGACCAGGTCCCCCCCGTGACGCTCGCCGAGCTGCGCTCCGAGCTCGTGCACCGTCACCGCCAGCTCGTGGACTACCGCTTGGTGGTGTGGACAGCCGGCAACGCATCGGTCCGGGTGCCCGACAGCGAGTTGTTCCTGATCAAGGCCAGCGGCGTGGATTATGACGCGCTAACACCGTCGTCGATGGTGCTGTGCCACCTCGACGGTTCGCTCGCCGAGGAGTCCGAACTCTCCCCCTCGTCCGACACTGCGGCGCATGCCTACGTCTACCGACACATGCCCGAGGTCGGGGGGGTCGTGCACACCCACTCCAACTACGCCTGTGCGTTCGCTGCGGTCGGTGAGCCGATCCCGTGCGTGCTTACGGGCATCGCGGACGAGTTCGGCGGCGAGATCCCGGTCGGGCCGTTCGCCCGGATCGGTGACGACGCGATCGGCCAAGGGATCGTCGCCACGCTCAGCGGACACCGTTCGCGGGCGGTGCTGATGGCCAACCACGGCGTGTTCACGATCGGTGAGGACGCCAAAGCGGCGGTGAAGGCCGCCGTGCTCTGTGAGGACTCGGCGCGCTCGGTGTTGCTCGCACGGGGGCTGGGAGCGCCCCGTGTGATCGCCCAAGACGACGTCGACGCCCTCTACGAGCGCTACCAGAACGTGTACGGACAACGGTGA
- the araB gene encoding ribulokinase, translated as MTRPSDVSANGFEHAGEDPPPAASQYVIGVDYGTLSGRAVVVRVSDGAELGSAVHEYPHGVIDATLASSGEPLPPEWALQVPADYIDVLRYAVPEAVSASGIDPEQVIGIGTDFTACTILPTTAEGTPLCELDAFTHRPHAYIKLWKHHAAQPHADRINTLAHERREPWIARYGGKLSSEWAFAKGLQLFEEDRELYEVMDHFVEAADWIVWQLTGEYRRNACTAGYKAVRQDGRYPSEDFLAALAPGFEGFVHDKIERPIAELGERVGSLTAEAAAWTGLPEGIAVCAGNVDAHVTAPAARAVEPGQMVAIMGTSTCHVMSSDVLAGDVPGMCGVVEGGIVPGLYGYEAGQSGVGDIFAWFVDHGTPAYVAEEAERAGLGVHELLTEQASGLAVGESGLVALDWHSGNRSVLVDHELSGLVVGTTLATRPHEVYRALLEATAFGTRRIIQAFEDSGVAVRELVVAGGLLKNALLMQIYADVTGKTLSLIGSEQGPALGAAMHAAVAAGAHPDIHAAAHAMGSRSDAVYTPDAAAHEAYKELYAEYELLHDHFGQDGNDVMRRLKARRRAVVDA; from the coding sequence ATGACGCGGCCCAGCGATGTTAGCGCTAACGGGTTCGAGCATGCCGGCGAGGATCCGCCGCCAGCGGCGTCCCAGTACGTCATCGGTGTCGACTACGGGACCCTTTCAGGCCGAGCGGTGGTGGTCCGCGTCTCGGACGGCGCAGAGCTGGGTTCAGCGGTCCACGAGTACCCCCACGGGGTGATTGACGCGACGCTGGCCAGCAGCGGTGAGCCGCTTCCCCCCGAGTGGGCGCTGCAGGTGCCCGCCGACTACATTGACGTGCTCCGGTACGCCGTCCCCGAGGCCGTCTCCGCCAGCGGGATCGATCCCGAGCAGGTCATCGGCATCGGCACCGACTTCACCGCGTGCACAATCCTGCCGACCACCGCCGAGGGCACCCCGCTGTGCGAGCTGGACGCCTTCACTCATCGGCCGCACGCCTACATCAAGCTGTGGAAGCACCACGCCGCCCAACCGCACGCGGACCGCATCAACACGCTGGCGCACGAGCGCCGCGAGCCCTGGATCGCGCGCTACGGGGGCAAGCTCTCCTCAGAGTGGGCGTTCGCGAAGGGACTGCAGCTGTTCGAGGAGGACCGTGAGCTCTACGAGGTGATGGACCACTTCGTCGAGGCTGCGGACTGGATCGTGTGGCAGCTCACCGGGGAGTACCGGCGCAACGCGTGCACCGCCGGCTACAAGGCCGTTCGTCAGGACGGTCGGTACCCCTCCGAGGACTTCCTGGCGGCGCTCGCCCCAGGGTTCGAGGGCTTCGTGCATGACAAGATCGAGCGACCCATCGCCGAACTGGGCGAGCGGGTCGGCTCGCTCACGGCCGAGGCAGCCGCCTGGACCGGCCTGCCCGAGGGGATCGCGGTGTGCGCCGGCAACGTCGATGCGCACGTGACCGCGCCGGCAGCACGAGCCGTCGAACCGGGGCAGATGGTCGCCATCATGGGGACCTCGACGTGCCACGTGATGTCGAGCGACGTACTCGCCGGCGATGTTCCGGGCATGTGCGGCGTGGTCGAGGGCGGGATCGTGCCTGGCTTGTACGGCTACGAGGCCGGACAGAGCGGGGTGGGCGACATCTTCGCCTGGTTCGTCGATCACGGCACGCCCGCCTACGTCGCCGAGGAGGCCGAGCGCGCAGGTCTCGGGGTGCACGAGTTGCTGACCGAACAGGCCTCGGGGCTCGCGGTGGGTGAGTCGGGGCTCGTCGCGCTGGACTGGCACTCGGGCAACCGCTCCGTGCTGGTCGACCACGAGCTCTCCGGGCTGGTGGTCGGCACGACGCTGGCGACCCGCCCGCACGAGGTCTACCGCGCGCTGCTCGAGGCCACCGCGTTCGGGACCCGCCGCATCATCCAGGCTTTTGAGGACTCCGGCGTTGCCGTGCGCGAGCTGGTCGTGGCCGGCGGGCTACTCAAGAACGCGCTGCTGATGCAGATCTATGCGGATGTCACGGGCAAGACGCTGAGTCTGATCGGGTCCGAGCAGGGGCCGGCGCTCGGCGCGGCGATGCATGCCGCGGTCGCGGCCGGCGCCCATCCCGACATCCACGCCGCGGCGCACGCGATGGGGTCGCGCAGCGACGCCGTGTACACCCCGGACGCGGCGGCGCACGAGGCGTATAAGGAGCTCTACGCGGAGTACGAGCTGCTGCACGACCACTTCGGACAGGACGGCAACGATGTGATGCGCCGGCTCAAGGCCCGCCGTCGCGCGGTGGTGGACGCATGA